From a single Pseudobutyrivibrio xylanivorans genomic region:
- a CDS encoding flavodoxin family protein: protein MKSIIVYASTHHGNTKKVVDAIVSECGVESVDAISVQEKDLSEYDLIGFASGIYAAKFHPQIIKFAQDNLPDNKKIFFIMTSAMDKDFSKSITSSLKDKKFDVVGAFSCKGYNTFGPFKLVGGTGKGHPDEKDLKNAVEFYKGLTL from the coding sequence ATGAAATCAATAATCGTGTATGCATCTACACATCATGGGAACACTAAGAAAGTTGTGGATGCTATAGTTAGTGAATGTGGAGTTGAGTCTGTTGATGCAATTTCTGTTCAGGAGAAGGATTTATCAGAGTATGATTTAATTGGATTTGCATCTGGAATATATGCGGCTAAGTTCCATCCTCAGATTATTAAATTTGCACAGGATAATCTTCCGGATAATAAGAAGATATTCTTTATTATGACAAGTGCAATGGACAAAGATTTTTCCAAGTCAATCACATCATCTTTAAAAGATAAGAAATTTGATGTTGTTGGTGCATTCTCATGTAAGGGGTACAACACCTTTGGACCATTTAAGTTAGTTGGTGGCACAGGAAAAGGACATCCGGACGAGAAAGATTTGAAGAATGCTGTAGAATTTTACAAAGGTCTTACTTTATAA
- a CDS encoding LemA family protein: MVVGIIVLVLVVLIVLWAISTYNSLVRLRTQVEEGYSTMDVYLKKRFDLIPNLVATVKGYAKHEAETLEKVIAARNAAYSAGDKEGIAQAEGQLTSTLKTLFAVAESYPDLKANTNFIDLQNSLKGIEDDIANARKYYNGTVKTYNTKIQLFPTSIIAGFGHFEKFPFFEVSDSAERENVKVEF, translated from the coding sequence ATGGTAGTCGGAATAATTGTTTTAGTTTTGGTTGTTTTGATTGTATTGTGGGCAATTAGCACATACAATTCATTGGTACGCCTTCGCACACAGGTTGAAGAAGGATACTCAACAATGGATGTTTATCTCAAGAAGAGATTTGATCTCATCCCAAATCTTGTGGCAACTGTAAAGGGGTATGCAAAGCATGAGGCAGAGACTCTTGAGAAGGTTATCGCAGCAAGAAATGCAGCTTATTCTGCGGGAGACAAGGAGGGCATTGCACAGGCAGAGGGACAGCTCACTTCAACACTTAAAACTCTTTTTGCTGTGGCAGAGAGCTATCCAGATTTAAAGGCAAATACAAACTTCATCGATCTTCAGAATTCTTTGAAGGGTATCGAAGATGACATTGCAAATGCAAGAAAGTACTACAACGGTACAGTAAAGACATATAACACAAAGATTCAGCTTTTCCCAACATCAATTATTGCTGGCTTTGGACACTTCGAGAAGTTCCCATTCTTTGAGGTATCAGATTCTGCTGAGCGTGAGAATGTGAAAGTGGAGTTCTAG
- a CDS encoding HAD family hydrolase, whose product MKYKNYIFDLYGTLIDIHTDEKNPKLWEYMSVYLKDNFGTVIEATELKSNYLKLCKSEEKKLAKENGSNHPEIKIEWVWEKLIGRQVPDFEMRTLCNSFREKSRDKLVRYEGVAEALTAIKDAGANVYLLSNAQRLFTEKELEDTKLTQYFDDIFISSDKGIKKPDGQFLQDLIDKHSLNKEECVMIGNEVLADVGVAMAVGVDSIFLNTYNHPRWDIKRDLSRCGADMEKVKLILEVTPAEYKSLII is encoded by the coding sequence ATGAAATATAAAAATTATATTTTTGATTTATATGGCACACTTATAGATATCCATACAGATGAAAAAAATCCAAAGTTGTGGGAGTATATGTCAGTTTATCTTAAAGACAATTTTGGAACGGTAATTGAAGCGACAGAATTAAAGTCAAATTATTTAAAATTATGCAAGTCCGAGGAGAAGAAACTTGCTAAAGAAAATGGAAGCAACCATCCAGAAATAAAAATTGAGTGGGTATGGGAAAAGCTTATAGGAAGGCAGGTGCCTGACTTCGAAATGAGGACCTTGTGCAATTCCTTTAGAGAAAAATCTCGGGATAAGCTTGTAAGATATGAAGGTGTTGCAGAAGCACTAACAGCAATTAAAGATGCAGGGGCTAACGTATATCTGCTTTCCAATGCGCAACGTCTTTTTACAGAAAAGGAATTAGAAGATACAAAGCTGACACAGTATTTTGATGATATTTTTATCTCGTCTGATAAGGGAATAAAAAAGCCTGATGGACAATTTTTGCAGGATCTTATAGACAAGCATTCACTTAATAAAGAAGAATGCGTTATGATTGGAAATGAGGTTCTTGCTGATGTCGGAGTGGCTATGGCAGTGGGGGTAGATTCGATTTTCCTCAACACCTATAATCATCCTAGGTGGGATATAAAAAGAGATTTGAGCAGATGTGGGGCTGATATGGAAAAGGTTAAACTGATTCTTGAGGTCACTCCAGCTGAATATAAAAGCCTTATTATATAA
- a CDS encoding DUF2207 domain-containing protein, translating to MKIKAFFAGIVLSLALVAGFNPLVAKAEYQDYYIKDLDVDIVVNEDNVFTIKETYVYDFIESHHGPIRSFVLDHYRNHGEDGYDYIKARVKHLRVSSPDAVSDIANEETDGDTYTVYIGDEDETYTGEHTYVFKYDYKIYSKDPLVGKDELYYNIVGTGYDCPIEHVTWTVHMPKDFDTSTIGYSVGDEGSSGYDSYLKCSVNGKTITGEFTDTLQPYEGITIRAELPEDYFVYKDYSVIGLIIAGILSLLGIGYSLPIGVQKDVVEVVNFYPPEGMSPVEMETIYTAQTPQKITAMIPYLANKGYFTIHQGEKKNDFSFIIKKRADGELDRAGSLFFQGILENHAVGDEVKVKKLKNHFYTTIDAIKSYYAIRASKQYDSKSVTKSCMATTVGLLVGLIGMAVMYFLVGHEPFEWGYFIVFAILVAAAGFVGFMAAISNFLKWIARAVMALAAAFALGNLLTGGVADLWFAGMLLVCVVVNIIVMLAQYNQFRTAKSREQLGQILGFKNFIETAELDRLKMLSEENPNYFYDILGYAYVFDLEKTWIKNFEELQNSIPEPTWYDGGNFIGNYMVYDSFNRMMRDTEKVMVSRPSESYSGSGSSHHGGGGFSGGGFSGGGSGGGGGGAW from the coding sequence ATGAAAATAAAAGCATTCTTCGCTGGAATAGTTCTGAGTCTGGCTTTGGTGGCGGGCTTTAATCCTCTTGTTGCCAAGGCTGAATACCAGGACTATTACATTAAGGATTTAGATGTAGATATAGTTGTAAACGAAGATAACGTATTTACGATAAAAGAAACTTATGTTTATGATTTCATAGAATCTCATCATGGTCCAATCAGAAGCTTTGTACTTGATCATTATCGTAATCATGGTGAGGACGGCTATGATTACATCAAGGCCAGAGTCAAGCACCTGAGGGTTTCATCGCCAGATGCGGTCTCAGATATCGCAAATGAAGAAACTGATGGTGATACCTATACGGTATATATTGGTGACGAGGATGAGACATACACTGGTGAGCATACCTATGTGTTTAAATATGATTACAAGATTTATTCGAAAGATCCGCTTGTGGGCAAGGATGAACTGTATTACAACATAGTGGGTACTGGCTATGATTGCCCCATTGAGCATGTGACATGGACTGTTCATATGCCAAAGGATTTTGACACATCCACCATTGGTTATAGTGTTGGTGACGAAGGTTCTTCTGGATATGATTCGTATTTGAAGTGCAGTGTGAATGGCAAAACTATAACAGGTGAGTTCACTGACACACTTCAGCCATATGAGGGTATTACAATCAGGGCTGAACTTCCTGAAGACTATTTTGTGTACAAGGATTATTCTGTTATTGGACTTATTATTGCTGGAATCCTAAGCTTGCTGGGAATAGGTTATTCACTTCCTATTGGTGTGCAAAAGGATGTTGTGGAGGTTGTAAACTTCTATCCTCCTGAAGGCATGAGCCCTGTGGAAATGGAGACAATATACACAGCCCAAACACCACAGAAAATTACTGCAATGATACCGTACCTTGCCAATAAGGGGTATTTCACTATCCATCAGGGCGAGAAGAAAAATGACTTCAGCTTCATCATAAAAAAACGTGCTGATGGTGAATTGGATAGGGCTGGTTCTTTATTCTTCCAGGGAATACTTGAAAATCATGCTGTAGGCGATGAGGTCAAGGTTAAGAAGCTGAAGAATCATTTTTATACCACTATTGATGCGATTAAATCATACTATGCTATTAGGGCATCTAAACAGTATGATTCAAAGTCAGTGACAAAGAGTTGTATGGCTACTACAGTAGGATTATTAGTCGGACTAATTGGGATGGCTGTCATGTATTTCTTAGTTGGACATGAGCCATTTGAATGGGGATATTTTATAGTATTTGCGATTCTAGTAGCGGCTGCAGGTTTTGTCGGCTTTATGGCAGCAATAAGTAATTTTTTAAAATGGATTGCCCGTGCAGTGATGGCTTTGGCAGCTGCTTTCGCACTTGGTAATCTGTTAACAGGAGGTGTCGCTGACCTGTGGTTTGCTGGTATGCTACTTGTTTGTGTTGTTGTAAATATTATCGTGATGCTTGCACAGTACAATCAATTCAGAACTGCAAAGAGCAGAGAGCAGCTTGGCCAGATCCTTGGCTTTAAGAACTTCATTGAGACGGCGGAGCTTGACCGATTGAAGATGCTCAGTGAAGAGAATCCAAATTATTTTTATGATATTCTAGGTTATGCATATGTCTTTGACTTGGAGAAGACATGGATAAAGAATTTCGAGGAGCTTCAGAACAGCATTCCAGAACCTACCTGGTATGATGGTGGAAACTTCATCGGAAATTATATGGTATATGACAGCTTTAATAGAATGATGCGCGACACTGAAAAGGTTATGGTTTCAAGACCATCGGAATCCTATTCTGGTTCGGGAAGCTCACACCACGGTGGCGGAGGTTTCTCTGGTGGTGGCTTCTCAGGAGGCGGTTCAGGCGGTGGCGGTGGCGGCGCTTGGTAG
- a CDS encoding acylphosphatase: MKEVVRYKMVFTGRVQGVGFRYKASHVANQYRLTGYVKNEYDGSVLVEAQGSEQEIYMFIKVLYADRYIDIYEIEKERLPVEEDERSFIIQY; this comes from the coding sequence ATGAAGGAAGTAGTTAGATATAAAATGGTTTTCACAGGCAGGGTACAAGGCGTAGGTTTTAGGTATAAGGCAAGCCATGTAGCTAACCAATATCGTTTAACTGGATATGTGAAGAATGAATATGATGGCTCTGTCTTAGTTGAGGCTCAGGGGTCAGAGCAGGAAATATATATGTTTATAAAGGTGCTTTATGCAGACAGATATATTGACATCTATGAAATTGAAAAAGAGAGATTGCCAGTTGAGGAGGATGAGCGCAGCTTTATTATCCAATACTAA
- a CDS encoding GH25 family lysozyme, translating into MKGEYEHLNNDGRIAHSRNRKRMNAMRRRKLIILGAAAVLVLEIFVFTIFKIVGKNSDEVEVADNNLQTEKTIDPNADIKIEVVENAEDVQDSAQEDEQSSEEVTAEEAKADPQTNAVTEKGEAVNVVDIVSASNVGENASITYGIDVSRFQGTIDWAQVAASGINFAMVRVGYRDSQTGEIKADTNAKYNMQEAEKNGIKIGAYFFSTAVNATEANEEATWVANYISKYPITYPVGYNCEGFENSTSRQYNLTKDERSNVAIAFLDAIYKAGYTPIFYASKNELSNNAKWNTSEIEKNFKIWMAWYNQDTSNLASGPAYSGKCAMWQYTNQGTIPGISKKVDVDVAYFGYNGTETAKDTSARETATADVEALMKFTDTNETVTAKSKTNLRDKPSQGADSNVKVTLQNGQTATRTGTSNSGWSRVVYDGVTYYAVSSYLTTDLSAPAPTPEAAPAEPTPEPAVAPATSGFKTKFTDCSELITAKEMVNLRTKPSVTDADSSVVVTLYNGMTATRTGINNEYGWSRIDYNGQTLYCVSSYIKVVE; encoded by the coding sequence ATGAAGGGTGAATATGAACACTTGAATAATGACGGGAGAATCGCCCATTCGAGGAACAGAAAGAGGATGAATGCGATGCGTCGCAGAAAGTTGATTATTCTTGGAGCGGCCGCAGTCCTCGTGTTAGAAATATTCGTATTTACGATATTTAAAATCGTAGGTAAGAATAGTGATGAGGTTGAAGTAGCTGATAATAATCTTCAGACCGAGAAAACAATAGATCCAAATGCTGACATAAAAATCGAGGTGGTTGAGAACGCTGAGGATGTTCAGGATTCGGCACAGGAAGATGAACAGTCTTCAGAAGAGGTTACTGCTGAGGAAGCAAAGGCAGATCCCCAGACAAACGCCGTAACAGAAAAGGGAGAGGCTGTAAACGTAGTAGATATTGTAAGTGCAAGTAATGTTGGAGAGAATGCTAGCATAACCTATGGAATTGATGTTTCAAGATTTCAGGGCACCATTGATTGGGCTCAGGTTGCAGCATCCGGAATTAATTTCGCAATGGTGCGTGTTGGATATCGCGATTCACAGACAGGTGAGATTAAGGCTGATACCAATGCAAAATACAATATGCAGGAAGCTGAGAAAAACGGTATCAAAATCGGTGCATACTTCTTTTCTACGGCAGTGAATGCCACTGAAGCAAATGAGGAAGCAACCTGGGTGGCGAATTATATTTCAAAATATCCTATCACATATCCTGTTGGATACAATTGCGAGGGATTTGAGAACAGCACAAGCCGTCAGTACAATCTGACAAAGGATGAGCGAAGCAATGTGGCAATTGCGTTCCTTGATGCTATATACAAGGCTGGTTACACACCTATTTTTTATGCTTCAAAAAATGAACTTTCCAACAATGCAAAGTGGAACACTTCAGAAATAGAAAAGAATTTTAAGATTTGGATGGCCTGGTATAATCAGGATACTTCAAATTTGGCATCCGGCCCAGCGTACTCTGGAAAGTGTGCAATGTGGCAGTACACAAATCAGGGAACTATTCCTGGTATTTCGAAGAAGGTTGATGTTGATGTTGCATACTTTGGATACAATGGAACAGAGACAGCCAAGGACACATCAGCTCGTGAGACAGCCACTGCAGATGTTGAGGCATTGATGAAGTTTACAGATACAAATGAGACTGTTACAGCAAAGAGCAAAACTAATTTGAGAGATAAGCCAAGTCAGGGAGCTGACAGCAATGTAAAAGTTACACTTCAGAATGGACAGACAGCAACCCGTACTGGAACAAGCAATAGTGGATGGTCAAGGGTTGTTTATGACGGAGTGACATATTATGCTGTTTCAAGCTATCTTACTACTGATCTGAGTGCACCTGCACCAACACCAGAGGCGGCACCAGCAGAGCCTACACCAGAGCCAGCGGTGGCACCTGCTACATCTGGATTTAAGACAAAGTTTACAGATTGCAGCGAGTTAATCACTGCAAAGGAGATGGTAAACCTTAGAACAAAGCCAAGTGTTACTGATGCGGATTCATCAGTTGTAGTTACTCTTTACAATGGAATGACTGCAACTCGTACTGGAATCAACAATGAATATGGCTGGTCACGCATAGACTACAACGGACAGACGCTCTACTGCGTAAGCAGCTATATCAAAGTAGTCGAGTAA
- a CDS encoding carbohydrate binding domain-containing protein: MKKGKWFNFFAIAMAATVAVTSVPVTGVQAKTKDSIKDKYSDEGYELVWNDEFEGDSLNTSDWNVEQHEPGWVNSELQRYTALDEGNIEVKDGKLYLKPHVEETKVENEDDNEEEEVVEEKVSHIAFDVNVSEDKKDSDTIALQVNFGKIEDSEAGTAAATVKLSNISLKEDGEELLRDTSFSGSDWYCGFNDPGKGSVSYEDGKAIINIENSGDQNWHIQLQQNGLKLEAGHSYSFEMDAVASADRMVEISFLDPDNGYDWYGGSKATIEGSKLSGGSSSSSSSSKREITSGRITTQNKHDFTYGRFEARAKVPTGKGYLPAFWLMATDEGLYGQWPRCGEIDIMEVMGQDTTKSYHTIHYGYNSGNGHKENQGTKEIIENDFADEYHVFRVDWEPGQITWYVDDEKVFSTNDWYTGADEDSQLTYPAPFDQDFYVILNLAVGGSWVGYPNDDVYAKMNDDNYTIDYVRVYQKSEEEYEKEEAKAKRPEKEPVTYREADEEGNYIINGDFSKDIAIDGAEDADKDNWVLHLESDAKDSTYKVKNNKIKITPSAVGSQNHSVQLKQAGIPMYKGWEYELTFDAVADEERAIIVDVEGPDRGWTRYMQDTSVKVGTKKQSYTYTFTMNDKTDPNTALEFNLGKQKSTAAVTISNVKLVHKSGEKIEETNEKEIRSDGNYIYNGGFDQGEGRLGYWEIEDADKEAFSVTNKKNSRMLKVVAPNGTSKSNPLKIGQRELSPISAGQYEISFDAYTEDGEEDGLTVKVAGETYTPALTGTQKHFSKKITVEKSLTRKASNVEFVFTKPGTYYLDNAFLTEAALIKNGSFNAGIAGFSPYIYDSVNANYVIDNMNGNDNTFAITIEDTVADNDDNCWYIQLNQDGVNLEKGKTYKVSFKAKSSIERVIKYSLQEFEGAWTNYSGTGSVEIGPEWKTFEHTFTMENESDPNTRFNITMGSVDGIRIKEKHDVYIDDIVLVEVDEDEPVPEPSKSEDAPKTKPSDSPAVDEPKAKPSDKPVVEESENKTEETKSEQKTETKTEQKSSSNSSQSSSTSSSQSSTSTSAAANTKIADTQVPSTGDVVAAQETIKVANNKSATKTKKTASTASTKSTEQTETETEEEVSGEATEEIVEETQIKEEETPTTTTETEEEVVKVEEETPAESTGFFAAIARFFKAIAEFFANLFR, from the coding sequence ATGAAAAAGGGAAAATGGTTTAATTTTTTTGCCATTGCAATGGCTGCGACGGTTGCAGTGACAAGCGTGCCTGTGACTGGGGTTCAGGCAAAGACAAAGGATTCCATTAAAGACAAGTATTCTGATGAGGGATATGAGCTTGTCTGGAATGACGAATTCGAGGGAGATTCACTTAATACATCGGACTGGAATGTGGAACAGCATGAACCTGGCTGGGTAAACTCAGAGCTCCAAAGATACACAGCTTTGGATGAGGGCAATATTGAGGTAAAGGATGGTAAACTTTATTTAAAGCCACATGTTGAGGAGACCAAGGTTGAAAATGAGGATGATAACGAAGAAGAGGAAGTTGTAGAGGAGAAGGTATCTCACATTGCATTTGACGTAAATGTTAGTGAGGACAAGAAGGACTCAGATACAATAGCTCTTCAGGTTAACTTTGGAAAGATTGAAGACAGTGAGGCTGGAACTGCGGCGGCGACTGTAAAGCTTTCAAACATTTCTCTTAAGGAAGATGGAGAGGAGCTTTTGAGAGATACAAGCTTCTCAGGAAGTGATTGGTACTGTGGATTTAATGATCCTGGCAAGGGCTCTGTTTCTTATGAAGATGGAAAGGCAATAATCAATATAGAAAATTCTGGTGACCAGAACTGGCATATTCAGCTTCAGCAGAACGGTCTTAAGCTTGAGGCTGGTCACAGCTACAGCTTTGAGATGGATGCTGTTGCATCTGCCGACAGAATGGTGGAGATTAGCTTTCTTGACCCAGATAATGGATACGATTGGTATGGTGGAAGCAAAGCTACAATCGAAGGCTCGAAGCTTTCAGGCGGAAGCAGCAGTTCGTCTTCATCATCAAAGCGTGAGATTACATCAGGCCGTATTACAACTCAGAACAAGCATGACTTTACTTATGGTCGTTTCGAGGCAAGAGCAAAGGTGCCAACAGGTAAGGGATATCTTCCAGCATTTTGGCTCATGGCAACAGATGAGGGCCTCTATGGTCAGTGGCCACGCTGCGGTGAGATCGATATCATGGAGGTAATGGGTCAGGATACAACAAAGTCTTACCATACAATTCATTACGGCTATAATTCTGGAAATGGTCACAAGGAGAATCAGGGAACAAAGGAAATTATAGAGAATGATTTCGCTGACGAGTACCATGTTTTCAGAGTAGACTGGGAACCAGGACAGATTACTTGGTATGTGGATGATGAGAAGGTATTCAGCACAAACGATTGGTATACAGGTGCTGACGAGGATAGCCAGCTTACATATCCAGCACCATTCGATCAGGATTTCTATGTGATTTTAAATCTTGCAGTAGGTGGAAGTTGGGTAGGATATCCAAATGACGATGTCTATGCAAAGATGAATGATGATAACTACACAATTGATTATGTGCGTGTTTACCAAAAGTCTGAAGAGGAATACGAGAAGGAAGAGGCTAAGGCAAAGCGTCCAGAGAAGGAGCCTGTAACATATCGTGAGGCTGATGAGGAAGGCAACTACATAATCAATGGCGATTTCTCAAAGGATATTGCAATTGATGGTGCGGAGGATGCTGACAAGGATAACTGGGTTCTTCATCTCGAGAGCGATGCCAAGGATTCAACATATAAAGTAAAGAACAATAAAATCAAGATTACACCATCAGCTGTTGGTTCTCAGAATCACAGCGTTCAGCTTAAGCAGGCTGGAATCCCAATGTATAAGGGATGGGAATATGAGCTTACTTTCGATGCTGTAGCAGACGAGGAAAGAGCGATTATCGTTGATGTGGAAGGTCCAGACAGAGGATGGACTCGTTACATGCAGGATACTTCTGTAAAGGTTGGTACAAAGAAGCAGTCATACACATACACATTTACAATGAATGACAAGACAGACCCTAATACAGCATTAGAGTTTAATCTTGGTAAGCAGAAGTCAACTGCAGCAGTTACAATTTCAAATGTAAAGCTTGTTCATAAGTCAGGCGAGAAAATCGAGGAGACAAACGAAAAAGAGATTCGTTCAGATGGAAACTACATTTACAATGGTGGATTCGATCAGGGCGAGGGTAGACTTGGTTACTGGGAGATTGAAGATGCTGACAAAGAAGCATTTTCAGTAACAAACAAGAAGAATTCAAGAATGCTCAAGGTTGTTGCACCTAATGGAACTTCAAAGAGCAATCCACTAAAGATTGGTCAGCGTGAGCTCAGCCCAATTTCAGCAGGACAGTACGAAATCAGCTTTGATGCTTATACTGAGGATGGAGAGGAGGATGGCCTTACAGTAAAGGTGGCAGGTGAGACTTATACACCAGCACTCACAGGAACACAGAAGCATTTTTCAAAGAAGATTACAGTAGAGAAGAGCTTAACTCGCAAAGCCTCAAATGTTGAATTCGTATTTACGAAGCCAGGAACCTATTATCTTGACAATGCGTTCTTAACAGAGGCAGCTTTAATCAAGAATGGTTCATTTAACGCAGGTATTGCAGGATTCTCACCATATATTTATGATTCTGTAAATGCAAATTATGTTATTGATAACATGAACGGAAATGACAATACCTTCGCTATTACAATCGAGGATACCGTTGCAGATAATGATGATAACTGCTGGTATATTCAGCTTAATCAGGATGGAGTTAATCTTGAAAAGGGCAAGACCTACAAGGTTTCATTCAAAGCAAAGTCATCCATCGAAAGAGTTATCAAGTACTCACTTCAGGAGTTTGAAGGGGCTTGGACAAATTACAGCGGAACAGGTTCTGTAGAAATCGGACCAGAGTGGAAGACATTTGAGCACACATTCACAATGGAGAATGAGTCAGACCCGAACACTCGCTTCAATATCACAATGGGCTCAGTTGATGGAATCAGAATTAAGGAAAAGCATGATGTTTACATCGATGATATTGTACTTGTAGAAGTAGATGAGGACGAGCCAGTACCAGAGCCTTCTAAGAGTGAGGATGCGCCAAAGACTAAGCCAAGTGATTCGCCAGCAGTTGACGAGCCAAAGGCAAAGCCTAGCGACAAACCAGTAGTTGAAGAATCAGAGAACAAGACAGAGGAAACAAAGTCAGAGCAGAAGACAGAGACTAAGACAGAGCAGAAGTCATCTTCTAACTCAAGCCAGAGCTCAAGCACAAGTTCTTCACAGTCAAGCACATCAACAAGTGCAGCAGCCAACACAAAGATTGCCGATACACAGGTTCCATCAACAGGTGATGTAGTTGCTGCTCAAGAGACAATAAAGGTCGCTAATAATAAGTCAGCTACAAAGACTAAGAAAACAGCATCTACAGCATCAACCAAGTCAACAGAGCAGACAGAGACTGAGACAGAGGAAGAAGTGTCAGGAGAAGCTACAGAGGAAATCGTAGAAGAGACACAGATTAAAGAAGAGGAAACTCCTACCACAACTACTGAAACAGAAGAGGAAGTTGTTAAGGTAGAGGAGGAAACTCCAGCGGAGAGTACAGGATTCTTTGCAGCAATTGCAAGATTCTTCAAGGCTATTGCAGAATTCTTTGCTAATTTATTCCGCTAA